CGCGGGCTCCAGAGCACGCAGCATCGAAGGCGCGAGAAATTCGCAATGGGTCCTGATGGACTACGGCGACGTCATTGCCCATATCTTCCGACAGGACGTCCGGGGACATTACGCCCTCGAACGGCTATGGGCCGACGCAAAACGCATCCCCGTATCGGACGAACCGCCGGTTGCACAACCGGTTGCCGCCCCGGAGCCCGTGAAGAAGCCGAAAAAAGCACCGGCTAAAAAGGTATCGGCAAAGAAAGCATCGACGAAGAAACCACCAGCGAAAAAAGCACCGGCAAAAAAGGCTCCTGCGAAAAAAAAGGCCTAGATCGATGCTCCGACTGCTCACCACTATCTTCCTCATCTGCGTCGGAATCTTCCTCTACAGCTATTTTCGCGAGTTGAATCCAGGCACGGTCGCGGTCCGCACCAGCCCCTCCATCCAATTTGAACTCAGTCCGGTCACGCTCGTCGTCTTTTCCATGGCCGTCGGCGCCGTACTCGTCGCCTTGGCCGTCGGCATGCGGCAAACCGCCCATGCCATCGGCAACTGGCGCAGCACGCGACTGTTGCGCCGCAAGGAAAAGATCGATGCACTCCATCGTGAAGGCACCCATGCCTTCATGTCCAAACGCATCGTTGAAGCCGTCGGCCTATTTGAAAAAGCCCTGGCCATGGATCCGAATCGTGTCGATTCGCTGCTCTGGCTTGGCAACATTTATCGCGCAGAGAGCAACTACGCAGAAGCCATCCGTCTTCATCAACGGGCGAATCGCGTCGACGATCGCAACATCGAAATCCTGCTGGAGCTGGCGAAAGACCTGGAAGGCGCCAAGCGCTACGAAGACGCCTTGCAGGCCTTGCACAAAATGCTCAGGATCGAACCGGATAACCTCACCGCGCTCATTCGCGAGCGCGACCTCTTAATCCGGCTTGAAAAATGGAGCGAAGCCCTTGAAATCCAACATCGCCTGCTGAAAGCCAACCTGCCTGAGCCGGAACGCAAAGCAGAAGCCCATCTCCTCACCGGCTGCACCTACGAAGTTGGGCGCCAACTACTAGAACGTGGCCACCCCGATAAGGCACGGCGCTATTTCCGTGGCGCGATCAAGAAAGACAGGACCTTCCTGCCTGCCTACATCGGCATTGGAGAAATCCTGATTCGGGAAGGCAAAACGAAAGACGCGGTGGAGATCCTCAAGAAGGTCTATGCCAGGACCCGCAACATCATCATCCTGCACCGCCTCGAAGAGCTGTTTCTCGAACAAGGCGAACCCAGCGAAATTATCCGGGTCTATCAGGAAGCCCTCCAGCAGGACCCGAGCAACGCAGCCCTCCAGTTTTATTTGGGCAAGCTCTATTACCGGCTCGAAATGGCCGACGAGGCCTTCGACATCCTCTCAACCGTCGAAGGGATACAGGACCAGTTAGTCGATTACCATAAGATCATGGCCAATCTCTTTCTACGCAAGCAACATATGGAACAGGCCGTCGTCGAGCTCAAAAAAGCGCTGCATTTCAAGAAGCGTGTGGTCGTGCCCTACGTCTGTACCGCCTGCCAACAAGAATCGACCGAATGGTCGGGACGCTGCCACCGCTGCGGAACGTGGAATACGTTCGTGGCACTGCCCTGGCCGAATGCCGGCCAAACGGTCCAAGGCCAAAGCAACAGCCCCTCTCCAGCCTCCCTTGTTCCCTACCAGGGCATTGCTTCTCCCTTCGAAACCGTGTAGGTTTTCGGCCTGGCTGGCTGCGTGATGCAGGCCCAGACCATCCGCATCGCAATCAATTCAACCTCATCAGATAACGGAGTGTCCCATGGTCGACTATCAGGATTTCGCAGCTAAAGCCTTGCGCAACGAGACGCTGACCAGAAGTGAATGTCAGGCCGTGCTCGATAGTCCCGATGAGCGATTATTAGAACTCCTCCAAGCCGCCTTTACCGTCCGATCCCGCTATTTCGGCAAGACCGTTCGCCTCCAGATGCTGCAGAACGCCAAGAGCGGGGCCTGCATGGAAGACTGTCACTACTGTTCTCAATCGGCGATTTCCACCGCCCCGATCGAGCGCTATAACCTCTTGCCGCAAAAAGAGATGATCGACGGTGCCAGGCAGGCTGCCGCCTCGAAAGCCCAACGTTATTGCATCGTCATCAGCGGTCGGAGTCCCTTGGACCGGGAGATCGATGAAATCGCGGGAGCCGTCCGCGCGATCAAGCAGGAGATTCCAATTCAAATTTGCTGTTCACTCGGCCTTATGAGCGAACCACAGGCCAAGCGGCTGAAGGCGGCAGGCGTCGATCGAGTGAACCATAATTTGAATACGGGCGAAGCCTTTCATGCGTCCATCTGCACCACGCATACATTCCAAGACCGGCTCAACACCATCCAAAACGCGCGGGCAGCAGGACTGGAAATCTGTTCAGGCGGGATCGTCGGAATGGGAGAAAAGGACGAAGACCTCATCGACCTGGCAATGGCCCTGATCGACGTGAAGCCGGACTCGATTCCGCTCAACACGCTCCATCCGGCGACAGGCACACCGCTGGAGAACTGTGACAACCTGACCCCTCAACGCTGCTTAAAAGTGCTCTGCCTCTTCCGGTTTCTGCACCCACGAACCGAACTCCGCGTGGCAGGCGGCCGCGAACATAACCTCCGTAGCCTCCAGCCCTTGGCCCTCTATCCAGCCGACTCCATCTTCGTGAACAACTATCTCACGACACCAGGCTCTCCAGCCCCAGAAGTCTGGGGCATGATCGAAGACCTAGGCTTCAAGATCGAAGTGGACCATCAGCAGCCGGTCGGTAACTAGCTCACGCTCTAACTTTTTCCTATTCCTCCCGCAGCCCGTCCACGAGAGGTTGCCTTGCGGCCCAACGCGCAGGCCAATAGCCTGCTACCAGGGCCGCCGTAAGAGCGAGTGCGACTGCTTGCAGAATCAGTCCGCCTGGAACCGTCATCTGAATCGTCCAGCCAAAGGACTGCTTATTGATCACGTGGATGAGCAGCAGCGCGAGCAGCAGGCCTCCCACCACGCCCAGCGCCGCCCCGATCAATCCGAGATAGGCCGCCTCCCACAAAACCAATCGCTCCACCTGCCTCGCGCTGGCGCCGAGAGCTCGCAAGGTAGCGAACTCACGCCGCCGTTCCAACACGGCTGTCACCAGAGTATTGATGATGCCGAGCACAGCCACTAGCACAGCAATGGCTTCGAGAACATAGGTGAGCACGAAGGTACGGTCGAAGATATCGAGAATCTCCTTCCTCAACTCGTGGTTCCGGATCACAGACGGTGGAACCGTCACCCCCTCCATCCCCGAAATCTGCGTGAGAATCGACTGCCTTACTTGATCGACATCGGCCCCGGAAGCCAAATAGATGGGGAATACCGTCACTCGGTCGTCCGGCCATTGCTTCTGATACCAGTCTCGATCCATCACCATCTTTCCACCGTCGGTCGCGTAATCGTAGAAGATCCCCTCGATGGGCACATTCACTGGTCCAGCCTGTGTCGTAACTGAAATCCTGTTCCCCTCGCGAAGACCTAATCGATTGGCCAAGACTTCCGACATGAGCACGCCACCGGTCTCGGCGGCTCGCTGCAAGGCCACTGTTGGTTCCCCACGAACCATCAGATATCGGCTGCGCTGTGCATGGAGCCTGAGATCTCGTGAGACCAGCGCAACAGGCCGGCCTTCTACCTCCACATGCACCTCCCGATAGGTATCGACAGCGGCGATGCCGTCAATCGCCGACAGGGTTGCACGCCAGGCTCCTGGGAGGGCGCGTGACGACTGGCCAGACTGCTTCCCATGGGGCCAGGATTGCGGGGCGACGATGAGATCGGCCATGACGGTCTCGTTCACCCAGACCTCGACCGTGTCACGAAAGCTGCGCACCATCACGGCCACACCGATCATGATCGACAATCCCACCATCAACGCCGACACGGTCACAGCATTCCTTCCAGGGTGGCGAGCAGCCTGGTCTGCCGCAATATGCCGGAGGCTCCCCCCGAGCGCCATGGGCTTACTCTCTTGGCGAGAGCGCCTCAGGCCCAAGGCCTTGATGCAGAGTGGCGCAAGACAGGAGAGGGCCCCCAAGAGACAGACCGTCGAGACATACCCAAAGAGAGGCAGACCTCCGATCGGGCCCATCAGTGAGCAGAGGCCTCCCAGCAACAACAATACGAGGCTCGCCCACCCAAACAGGCCTGCCCTCAGTTGGTGTGCAGATTCATAGTCTCCTGGCGCCAAGGCACGGACCGTCACAGTTCTACCTGCTTCCACACTGGGACCCAAAGCCCCTATCATCGAGACCACGGTTCCAAGCAGCACCCCCTTCGCCACAGCCACGAACGTCAACATGTCCATCGACACAATCGACCCATCGGATGCGACCGGCGCATAGAGGTCTGAGATGGTCCGGCTCACGAGCGACACCAACCCCCTGGCTAGCCAAACCCCGCCAAGACCTCCCACGAACCCGCCAAGGAGGCCGAGTAACCCTGCCTCCACGAGGAAGAGGCCTGCGACCCGCCGCTCCGTCATACCGAGCGCCCGATAGATGCCAATCTCGCGCCGCCGTTGCGCCACAGCAAAGGCCATCGTGTTGTAGATCAAGAACATCCCGACGAGCAGCCCAACCCAGCTCAAGACCGTCAAGTTCAGTTGGAAGGCCTGCACCATATTTTCGAGCTGCTTCGTCCGTTGAGCCGGCCGTTGCACAACCATATGTGGAGGAAGCACCGTTCGGACAAAGGCCATGACATCGTCGAGCGACTGGCCGGACTGCGTCACCAATTCGATCCGGTCCAATCGTCCGATCGCTTGGAACAACTGCTGCGCCGCAGCAATATCCATGATGGCTAACCGATCCCAGAGGGAGGAACGCCCCGCCTTGTCGTGAATAAGCCCTACGACCCGCAGCCGCACAAGACGCCCCCCCGCCATCACCTCGAGAGTACTGCCGACTCTCAGGTTCCAGTCGGCGGCGATCTGACGGCCAAGATACAACACGTCCGGAGCCAGGAGCGTATCCAGCGCCACTTCAGTGTCAGCCTGAGTCAGCTGAAATCCGCGCGTCCCGACCTCCGCAAGAAGATCAAGACCCAAGACCTTCAACACATGCCCACGCTGTGCTCCATGGGCAACCACGACCGCTTCGTCAATGACTGGAGCAGCGCTTGCCACCCCCTCGGCCATGCGAACTGCCGAGATGACGGATTCATCCAGACCAAGATCACTGCCCACAATTTCCAATGTAGAAGTTCCGGCCACCGTCGTGACGGCCTGTTCAAATGACCGCAGGACTTGAACGTTCGCCGTCCCGATGGCCACAGAAGCCAGCACGCCCAGGGCGACTCCAGCGATGCTGAGCAAGGTGCGAAATGGCTGCTGGAGGCCATGGGAGCGGATCAGAGCGATATTGAACATAAATGGTATAATTCTCTAAGGCCCTGGCTCAGGGGACAGCGAATGAATCATAACCGACGAGGGAATGGAGAAGAATTGAATCCTTCGAACCAAGACGGAAGTCCTGCACAAATGAGTGGTTTCGTTTACAGAAATATAGACCTTTGCTAGACTTGCGCGAGTTGACGATGAGAGGTTCTTGATGGGCGCGAAAACTGCTTTGAGCCGAAAAATCCAGCCGATAGAAGAAGCGATCGATGCCGATCTCCTCACGCCCCGGCAACGTGACATCCTTCGTCTGGTGTCGATCGGGCATACGAACCGTGAAATTGCGGAAATGCTGGAGATCAGCGTACGCACCGTGGAAGTGCACCGATTCAACTTGATGCGGCGGTTGAACGTCAGAAATGTGGCCCAGCTACTCC
The sequence above is a segment of the Nitrospirota bacterium genome. Coding sequences within it:
- a CDS encoding RsfS/YbeB/iojap family protein, which encodes AGSRARSIEGARNSQWVLMDYGDVIAHIFRQDVRGHYALERLWADAKRIPVSDEPPVAQPVAAPEPVKKPKKAPAKKVSAKKASTKKPPAKKAPAKKAPAKKKA
- a CDS encoding tetratricopeptide repeat protein, encoding MLRLLTTIFLICVGIFLYSYFRELNPGTVAVRTSPSIQFELSPVTLVVFSMAVGAVLVALAVGMRQTAHAIGNWRSTRLLRRKEKIDALHREGTHAFMSKRIVEAVGLFEKALAMDPNRVDSLLWLGNIYRAESNYAEAIRLHQRANRVDDRNIEILLELAKDLEGAKRYEDALQALHKMLRIEPDNLTALIRERDLLIRLEKWSEALEIQHRLLKANLPEPERKAEAHLLTGCTYEVGRQLLERGHPDKARRYFRGAIKKDRTFLPAYIGIGEILIREGKTKDAVEILKKVYARTRNIIILHRLEELFLEQGEPSEIIRVYQEALQQDPSNAALQFYLGKLYYRLEMADEAFDILSTVEGIQDQLVDYHKIMANLFLRKQHMEQAVVELKKALHFKKRVVVPYVCTACQQESTEWSGRCHRCGTWNTFVALPWPNAGQTVQGQSNSPSPASLVPYQGIASPFETV
- the bioB gene encoding biotin synthase BioB — translated: MVDYQDFAAKALRNETLTRSECQAVLDSPDERLLELLQAAFTVRSRYFGKTVRLQMLQNAKSGACMEDCHYCSQSAISTAPIERYNLLPQKEMIDGARQAAASKAQRYCIVISGRSPLDREIDEIAGAVRAIKQEIPIQICCSLGLMSEPQAKRLKAAGVDRVNHNLNTGEAFHASICTTHTFQDRLNTIQNARAAGLEICSGGIVGMGEKDEDLIDLAMALIDVKPDSIPLNTLHPATGTPLENCDNLTPQRCLKVLCLFRFLHPRTELRVAGGREHNLRSLQPLALYPADSIFVNNYLTTPGSPAPEVWGMIEDLGFKIEVDHQQPVGN
- a CDS encoding FtsX-like permease family protein, with translation MFNIALIRSHGLQQPFRTLLSIAGVALGVLASVAIGTANVQVLRSFEQAVTTVAGTSTLEIVGSDLGLDESVISAVRMAEGVASAAPVIDEAVVVAHGAQRGHVLKVLGLDLLAEVGTRGFQLTQADTEVALDTLLAPDVLYLGRQIAADWNLRVGSTLEVMAGGRLVRLRVVGLIHDKAGRSSLWDRLAIMDIAAAQQLFQAIGRLDRIELVTQSGQSLDDVMAFVRTVLPPHMVVQRPAQRTKQLENMVQAFQLNLTVLSWVGLLVGMFLIYNTMAFAVAQRRREIGIYRALGMTERRVAGLFLVEAGLLGLLGGFVGGLGGVWLARGLVSLVSRTISDLYAPVASDGSIVSMDMLTFVAVAKGVLLGTVVSMIGALGPSVEAGRTVTVRALAPGDYESAHQLRAGLFGWASLVLLLLGGLCSLMGPIGGLPLFGYVSTVCLLGALSCLAPLCIKALGLRRSRQESKPMALGGSLRHIAADQAARHPGRNAVTVSALMVGLSIMIGVAVMVRSFRDTVEVWVNETVMADLIVAPQSWPHGKQSGQSSRALPGAWRATLSAIDGIAAVDTYREVHVEVEGRPVALVSRDLRLHAQRSRYLMVRGEPTVALQRAAETGGVLMSEVLANRLGLREGNRISVTTQAGPVNVPIEGIFYDYATDGGKMVMDRDWYQKQWPDDRVTVFPIYLASGADVDQVRQSILTQISGMEGVTVPPSVIRNHELRKEILDIFDRTFVLTYVLEAIAVLVAVLGIINTLVTAVLERRREFATLRALGASARQVERLVLWEAAYLGLIGAALGVVGGLLLALLLIHVINKQSFGWTIQMTVPGGLILQAVALALTAALVAGYWPARWAARQPLVDGLREE
- a CDS encoding response regulator transcription factor; protein product: MGAKTALSRKIQPIEEAIDADLLTPRQRDILRLVSIGHTNREIAEMLEISVRTVEVHRFNLMRRLNVRNVAQLLRRALQLGLLARTFGAK